The DNA region TGCCCTTAAATCTGAGTCCATGTTTCCTAAGCAGCAACACCTGTTACCTGTTGTCTGTCTTTCAGAATTGCTGTGTGATGCGCTACACTACGGCTGGTCAGCTTTGGAATATAATTTCCCCTCGAGAGTTTGTGGATTTCTCCTACACCGTGGACTACGAAGACGGGCTTTTGTCCTGTGGTAATGATCTCACGACCTTAtacttttttcatctgtttttttttttttttaatttttatttatttatgatagtcacacagagagagagagagagaggcagagacacaggcagagggagaagcaggctccatgcactgggagcccgacgtgggattcgatccctggtctccaggatcgcgccctgggccaaaggcaagcgctaaaccgctgtgccacccagagatcccctcatCTGTTTTAAATAGTTGAGTGTTCTAGGCAGGACGTTTCTGTGTGAGAGACACTTCAGCCTCCACACTTACCTAATAATCACTAAGCTTTGCAAGCGCTACAGCGTAGGGATTAAAATCACACTATCAAGAAGGGTTTTGAAATCTTTCCGGTAAGCTTTGATTCTCAGTTACCTGGTATCCCCAGGTCACAGCTAGCGAGTAGGGCTCACGTGGCTGCCTCTGAGGCAGGGATGGAGTAAGGAGCTTCTGTCCTTCTCAGAAGACTGCCTCgtagtcacacacagaaaaacaggCTTGGTGCGTGTTAGAATATCTTCCCTTCCTTGAGCTGTGtagtatctttcttttaaaagctgaCATTTCCTGCATTTAGAAGTCTCCTGCTTTCTAAGAGCCACCTGTAGGCGTGTTGTCTTCGAGTACAGTCTGTGCTCAGCTGGCAGCCGTCGGTAAACCCGCGCAGGCACGCGCCTCAGGCGGCCGTGCTGGTGCCCCAGGGAGTAGCGCTGGTGCCGGTTTCAGTGTTGGCACCTTGAGTCTCGGATGCTCCCGCCAAGATGCCTAGTTCACAAGTAGTTACTGAAGTGACATTTGTCACCTACTCTGATGGGATCCGAACCGTCCCCCATTCCTACCCGCCAGGCCCCCATCAGAATTCCACCTGGGAATTCTTTCCTGGTCTCTCTTGGGGCTCACTTCTCATCTACATGGTAAGAAGGGAAATATTTGAACAGGAAATCTGGTAAGGGTCTTTGAATGAGAGTTTTAGACTAATCTCAGTCACTGCTATTCatggtgttattttaaaattcccttaCAGGGCTAAGTGTTGACTGGAGTGAACAGAGACCAGAGTTTATTCGTGGGTTTAACCATCCCTGTGGCTGGTTCTGCGTTCCACGTAAAGACAATCCACAGCAGAGTCTCTTGACGGGCTATATTCAGACGGATCTGCGTGGGATGATCCCGCAGTCTGCGGTCGATACAGCCATGGCAAGCACTTTAATCAGCTTCTATGTGGATTTACGAAAAGCCCTACAGAAGGCCTAAGATGTCTAAACTCGTAGGACAGCCGTTCCCCCAAATCAACTTTTTCCCTCAGTGGCGTGGCCTGTGAAAAtcatccttttctctcttctgtgtaGCTGTAGAAACATGAGATGATTTGTCAGTTTATCTTATTCCTTAGTTATCTAAGAGAAGGCATCTCCGTTTCCTTAGACAGTTGTTTGCGCACTGTTTGGTACAGCGGCGCATCTTCTTTGACCGAAACTCTTACGAAACTGAACATTGCCTCGATGTGAATATGAAAGCACAAGCTTCATACTGGTAAAGTCATCTGTTTTAGAGCTTTACGAACCTTTAAAAGTTTTAACTATCTTAGGAAATTAAATATCAGTGCTTTACTTTTGGTACGCTCTATGAGTTGGCCAATATCTAAAGagaagagttctttatattttataaaaggtgAACTTGTCAGTTGACTTGTACTActtcaaatattgaaaaaatcagaaatagaagaaTAGAGATAGTATAGATATAATTCAGACAGTTGTTTTGATACCTAGATAACATTATTTTCtggatatcttttaaaaatgtatttgtatcttTCTGTCCATTTATTTTGGAAGTCTTCCAAAGTGTTTATGCACGGATGAGACCAAGAACTGCCAAGTATGTGCTGGAGCCACCAACCCGATGGCTTGTGTAAAGGGCGTGGTGATGTCCTACATTCACCAACAGCAAATCGTCCAGAAATCAAATTCAATGAGTGTTTTcatatttcagttttttctttttttaagacaagcCCTCGAGAAATAGCTTTTAATTCTGAGAAGTATCCAATATTCTGTaggaaaataatcagatttttagTCTTTCTCATTTCATCCATGTTCACATTTCAAAGTATCGCTCCCCTCAAAGTGTTACTGACTGCATCATACACGTTCACGAGTGTGAACGTGACTCAgtctggaactttttttttttttatttttatttatttatgatagtcacacagagagagagagagagagagagagaggcagagacataggcagagggagaagcaggctccatgcagcaggagcccgacatgggattcgatcctgggtctccaggatcgcgccctgggccaaaggcaggcgctaaaccgctgcgccacccagggatcccagtctggAAGTTTAGTACATGCGTTCATACATTTGTCCACTTGCCTAGATGAGTCATTTTATAAAACTGGCTTGGACTGTAATAGACCCCGTGACTCCATGGCTGGCTTAAATGAACATTCCCAAATGATCTGAACATTCCAAGTGATTCTGTTGCTTTTGAATAGCCACCTGGTTGACTTCCAAAACGAGACCTTGAGACAACTCGCTGTATCCTTGCGGGTGTATTTATGCTTGTATTCAGGCCTATATCTTGAAATCTGTCTCCTGTTCAGTGGGAGTTACGTGGTACTTACTGTTtctaaatgttttgtttcttttttttaaattaatctgagGTTTCTTCTGTTCCAGCATACTGTCTAGGATGGTGAAATGCTAGCAGACGTCCAATTATGGGGCCCAGACTGGGTGAGGGATTTGTGACAAGATGGCCTGAGCTGGGTACCCCTAACATGAATAAACTGTCTAATGTGCTGTTTGTGTTTCTCAGCTTATACCAATCACCTCCAATTAGTGATTACATAATCCACTGTTGCACTGGGTCCCTtgcacataaaaggaaaaatttttgtTGCAATATTGAGTCCTAGGATAGActgaaaaatagtatttgaatTACCTGAAATTTCTATGCAGCTTCTAGATGGCACTTGAGATTTGCTGGGCTCTAGatgctacttttttcttttcttttttaaacagctttatagaggtataatttatatgctGCACGACTTACTGGTTCTAAGAATACAGTCCAGTTACATCTCGCATGCACTTAGAGTTGTGCGGTCATCACCACAATCCAGCTTTAGAATATTTCTAGCAACCAAACGACCCCTTTGCCTGTCTGCAGACTCAGATCTAACCAAAGTTGAGCGCAGTTGCCCTTAtacagaagatgaaaaagattaGCGTAggctttatctggttttgttagAGGAGAGGTGTGTTTGATCCTAAGCTCAGGCACCTTATGGTAATGTATTAAATGTTATCTCAAACACTGTAATTATACAAAAATTTAATGATCTGGGTTGGGATTAATGATAACATGTAATTGAGTCTGCTGTTTCTGTAGCAGTGCTggataatagaaaaataacatgagccataaatgtaatttaaaattttctatctgccacattaaaaagataaaaagcagcTGGTGTTAATGTTAATGATACAGGTTTTAACTCAGTAATCCCAAATATTACCATTTAATCTTGTAATCAGTGTAAAAACTGATTAAGATGGCTTATACTCTCCTTCTATACTAATTTGTTgaaatctagtgtgtattttactGGGTTGAATGAGCCACATTCTAAGTGTGCATTGTCCACATTAGGCCAGCAGCGTGCGGTGGCCAGCACAGATCTGTTTGGTTTCATTCGTCTTTTTATAGTATGAAGTGATGAGTTTCACAGAATTACTCTCTTAATTGCAAAATGTTTTCTGGTCCCTGGAGCCTCCTGCTTGCCAAATAGAGACTTCTGAACATCAGAAATCCATTCATTGTtgttaataatgtaaaaattgtAGCcaaaaaagcttttcctttaaaaataaggtgGACCGGCCatgaatgaaacaaacaaaaaaactataatcTGCCGTGTTAGATGTATCTTCTCTAGTTTCTAGCTAGTTTGCATTAGAAATCTATTTATGCAGGAAATACTGGCACAGGACTGTTTTCAGTACGTGTCCCCTATTTTTGTAAGGACattaatttcatataaaaattagtaGTTTAACACAAGTGATGCTCTGAAGTTCCCGTGTGTATTGATAACCCGACAGACCCTCCAGTTGAGCACAGGACGCGGCAGAAGTGATGGCGGGGACCGGGAGGCCGCGAGCTGCTGGAGCGCTGAAGAGACACGGCAAATCCCAGCCGTGCCTCCGGGGCACTCTCCCTGAGGCTGGGTACGCTGGCCGGTGTCTGCAGGTCAGACCATGTCCCAATAAAAATACTCTTGTTCCCGCTCCTGCCCTGCACTAACTGAAGGGCATGTTGTCAACGCTCGGGTGGAAGGACGTTCTCACCTGACGGTCGCGGGTGGAGGTGGGCGGGCCCTGCCGGGTAAGCCCTTTGCGGGTGTCGGGCGGGTACGAGGGCCTCCTCGCTGTGCTTGCGCTTCCGCGGCCACCCTGGGGACAGGTGAGCGGCCCGGAGAAGCCGGGGCTGGACCCGCTTTCCGTCGCAACGTGGGTCGGAGGACCCCTTGTGGGGTCGGCCGCCCTTGCCTTTGGtcctaggaggaggaggaggtgggatcGGAGCAGACAAGGAGCGGAGCACATTGGTCACGTTGTCATTTCCAAAGATTTTGCGCGTGCAGCGGGGTAAAAGGTCGCGTCCCGCAGTTCAGCCGCCGCCGGGGGGCTTCGCGTTTTACGAACGTGTGTGACTCTGGAGGCGGGGTgtccgcccggagccccccgaGCGCGAGCACGAGCACGAGCGGGGTGTCCGTGCTGAGATGCCGGGACGGCCGGGGACGCCTGGGCCCTTGTCGGCGACACCAGGGCACCGTGGCCGTCGCCGCGGACCGCGGCCTCCCGAAACAAACGGGAAAAGAAAGGTCAGTGGCTGGAGGCTCACCGGCCCCGTCTCCTCCGCCGCGCACCGCGGCCCCTGACGAGCtgcgcggcccggcccggcccggcctcccctcctcccgccGCGCGCCCGCCCTGCCCCGCGGGGCCTCCCGTCCCTGAACCTGAGGCCGCGGCGGCCGCCACCTCAGGGGCCGGGGAATCCGAGTCGCCGGCTCAGCGACGCGGGGCCAGAGCttccacagttttgtttttcttaaaagattttacttattcacgagagacgccGACAGAGGCGgagacggggcggggggcagccggCTCCACCCCCCGTCGCCCCGCCCTGAGCCCCGGGCCGGTTCTTCGTCTCCCGGTGAGAAGGCGGCGGCCCTCACGCGGGGGCTGCGCACCGGGGCCTGCCTGCGCCGCGGCCCTCGGGCGCCCTGACGCCGGGACGCCGCTCCGCCCACGCCGGGGCCCAAGGGCGGGGGCTCGGGgacgcgggcgggcgggcgcggcgggcgcgggcgggcgagGAGCGTCCCGCCGTCCACACGTCGGGCTCTGACTGACggccgcgccccccaccccgtgagGGCCGCTCCCAGCCTGAGGGCCGCGCCGGGCCCGAGGGccgctcccccccgccccccgcccagggcCGCTTCCCGCCTGAGGGCCGCGCCGGGCCCGAGGGCCGCTCCCCCCCTCCAGGGCCGCTTCCCGCCTGAGGGCCGCCTCCAGCCTGAGGGCCGCGCCGGGCCCGAGggccgctccccccaccccccaggccgcCTCCCGCCTGAGGGCCGCTTCCCGCCCTGAGGGCCGCGCGGGGCCCCGagggccgcccccaccccccgtgaGGGCCGCCTCCCGCCGGAGGGCCGCGGCCACCGTACTcaccggggcgggggccggccgTCGCGTCCCCGGAGCAGGACAGGGGCCCCGGCCCGCAGCGCGCCCGAGTGACAGGGCCGCGCCCCCGAGGAGCGCATTGCCCGCCTTGCCCGCCACGCGCCGCGGGTCCTTCCCCGGGTCCCCCGCGTCGGGAGGTGCCCCGGCCCCCGCGAGGACTCGCCTCAGGCGTCGGCAGCGCCGCCTCCGCTCGCCCGTCGCGCccctcccgcggcccccgccgcGGTCGCCCTGAGGCGCGGCCCCTGGTCCCGGAGCCTGCGGAGCCGGCAGCGCGCGCTGTTCCCTCCCGCGGGGGCCGGTCCGCGCCGTCGCTGCTGCGGCCCGGCCCCGGGCGTCCCTGTGGCggccgcgggcccggggcggggcggggcggggggggcgggcagggcagcggcggccgcggggccggggcgggggcgggggcgggggcgggggcgggcagggcagCGGCCTCCGCGGGGCCGTCGGGCGCGCCGCGGGACTGGCGGGCGGTGCTGCGGCGGCCTCCGGGCGGGGTCGGGCGCGCGGGAGGCCCGAGACTCGGCGGCTCCTCCCGGCCGCGGGGGCCGCTCCCCGTGGGGACGAGGCGCGAACGCGGGCGACTTGCCGGGCGTCTGCCTGTCGGGGGCCTCCGCCCGGGGCGCACCCGGGAGCCCGCGGAGGGAGCCCCGGCCCCCGGGGGAAGGGCGCGCGGGGAGGCCCGCGGGCGCCGGCGGGACCCAGACCGCCCGCAGCGCCCTCGCcccccgctcggccccgcccctccccgcggccgCGCCTGCTCCGCCGCGTCGCCTCAGGGGTTCCCGCGCCGGCCCCGGCGgactggaggctccaggggaccAGCCGCCGCCCCCCGTGTCCGCGCCCCACGCGCTCCACGCGCCCGTCACGCTCCCGGCGGAACAGCGGGCAGGAGGCCGCGGGTACCTGGCGCCGGCCCACGTCCGCCCCTGCGCCCCGACGCCCGCGAGCCCCGCGAGCCCCGCGAGCCCCGCGACAGCGTCTGGCCGCCCCGGGGCACCTGCTGCCGTCGGGCGCGCGCCGCGGGGCTTCAGAACGAGTCCGCCGCCGGGAGGCGCCTGGGAGCGTCCGAGGGGCTGAGGCCGCTGAAGCTGGACTTGGAAGGTGAGCGGCGCCGGCGGCGGAGCTCCGGGTACGGACTTCAGACAGGGGCTGCGGTCTCTAAGCGGCCCCGGATGCCTCCCCCGCCCCAACCAGCTCCATTCGTCCCGCACATCTCTCTCGGCCCCGGGAGCCGCCCGGCAGCAGCGCCGCCTCCCCCTCGGCTTCCTCCGGAGCGAGAGCCCGAGGCCCGCGGCCCCGCGGAGCGAGGCGGCTGCACCCGACGCCACGGGACGGGCTCCAGCCTCGCCGTTGCCTGCAGCGCCGCGTCGTCCAGGCCCCGCTGGGCCGCCTGCTTTGGTCTCGGTTGAAACGTCTCCGGTCTGTCGGAGCAGCTGCAAAGGCGCCCGGACAGCAGGCAAATAACTGAGCCTGGTCGTGTTctcataaaaactttatttagaaaagcaGGCCCCTGCTGACCTGGTCGGGGACCCCAGTCGGCCTGATTCCTGAAAATGGTTCTTTGGAGATTGAAATTTATTTCCTTGGGTGATGATgtggaaattactttttaaaaaatgcacacagaCGTTTTATAGGCATATCATAACCACCAgagataattaagaaaatataaacagctTCTAACTCATGTACTAGCAATAATACCTTTCGCCAGACACCCTTAGCTCACCGGGCATGAGGAATTCAGTGAACTCACAAGACATTTTAAGATTTCAAGGGAAACACAGCAACGTCCATCAGCTATGGAATGCACTAGGACACTGATTGTTCGGGCCCAACGACTTAATTAATGGACATGATAATTTTCTTGGCTTCGGGAGGACCGTGAGCATAATACTGAGACCAAGGGTGTGCTAAGAGAAACACCTTGTTCAGAACTTCTAACCTAAGCAGTAACCTTGAcgataaaaatgtaaacaaaatctGAACCCATGAATACGCTACTTGTACTCTATGCTGCCATGAGTCGCGGCATGATAGCTGATAAAATAGGTCAGGTTAACAGGAGGCAGGGAGTTTCCAATTTATAGTcatacttttatcttttacagACCAGATGAACAACCATGCATGGTTCaaggaaaggacaaagaaaggaCCAACCTAGTCAATTTTTATCCACAACTGATGGTCAGAGTGAgaccactgggggggggggggggcagctttCAAAAACTCTAATGTGAAGCCTATTATATCTGAGTGCCCCAAATAAtcttttaagtggaaaagaagtAGTATTATTTTTAACGGGCTGAAGATTAAATATCTGTCATTTTTAACAATGAGTCATAGCAAGGATCACACAGATACAAACTATTTCATATCCATGGGTTTTCCAGGTCAATCGTCAAAATATGCTGAAAACTACTATTAAGAATAAGCATGATTTTACAGTCTTAGCATTGCTGTTTAGAGTTTCAAACTAGATTCTGGGCCACCACAGGCCCCACAGTCCTCCAACAAGTCCAGGATGCTCCTTCCAGGGTTCTAGAGGATCTCAAGCTAGAGGGCAGCCTGACGGCAGAAGGATGGAACAAAACCTTGATCTGGGCCAAGCAGTAGCAAACCAAGACACAGGAAAGAGTGACGGGTGGAGTCCCATTTTCTCATCGCTGAATAATAGCAGGAATCCCAGCATTCACACAGCATCACTTTCAGTCAGCAGGGGAAGGGGCTTCTTTCCATTTGGCTCATCTGAGCTCAACCAGGTCAGACACCTGGAGTCTTGCGAGCGAAGTCTGATTCCCGCAAAGGAGTCCGATGGGCCGCTCTCATTCAAGGCTTCCATCTAGCTCTAGGTGGACGTCTGGGCCAGATGACAGGGGAAATGACTGAGGCTTGAAGGAAGTTAAAATCATGCAATCAAATCCTTTGGAGTATTTCACAAGCTTTTAtgaaaatgggaattttaaacAAGCCAACGTGAATTAGTCAAGTTTGTTATTGCTCTCCGAGAGAAGTGTATAAATGGTTGGGCTCTGTGCGCTGAGACTGTATTATCTGATCTCAGGTGATAGCGGAAAGGATGAATAATGACAAAAACTGGCCCGTAGTAGATCGGAATGTAGAAAGAGGAAATGCTCAACTTGGTAACCATGGTGGGTAGCTGATCTCTCtccagtggcttttttttttctctcatattcGTCAAGGAGCCAGAAACTCACCCTGAGTTGTGCCAGGGGAAGAAAAGGActttgaaaaaaacatagaaaattattGGGTACATTTCTGCTTATCACATGGTTATGAATATCATTACACCAACATTGTGTTTACATGcacataaatgttttaaaaaacatggaTGACATACACAGAATCTGGTCGATAGGCAGTATGTAACCAGTAAATGCTCCAATTTACGACCCTAATCAGGAACATATCCATGATGAACATTAAGGAAATTGGAATATGACCTAATAGACAGTAATTGCAAGGATATTACAAACCCTATTATGTAGGCAAATGTCTGGAAACTTTGCACCACCTAAAGCAGGCCTGCATAACCAGACTGAATACTCCGCAATGACAAGCAAATTACATAATGGCGTTGTAGTTATGTAAATGACTCTGCTcagtatatttatttcaattttatgtgGAGTCAACCTTCATCCAGAAAAATCGAACTGCTGATTCACTTcgttgacttttcttttttcatttgctttgcaagaacaatcctaaaactgaataaatggtttactaattttattctttgccttttctggctttagttctttttttccattttgaaatgcAACCAGATGCTTctgtgaaataaaaactgaattatgAAACAAAATGGCTCTCTCTAAATCTTCGGTCTGTAGGCAGCCCACCAGCAGTTACCTTGCATATGAAACTGGAAATAGGGGTTGCTAGACATTCTaaattacaaaatgtttaaaatactatGTAATT from Canis lupus dingo isolate Sandy chromosome 3, ASM325472v2, whole genome shotgun sequence includes:
- the STARD4 gene encoding stAR-related lipid transfer protein 4 isoform X3 gives rise to the protein MTSMDILEHFEENCCVMRYTTAGQLWNIISPREFVDFSYTVDYEDGLLSCGLSVDWSEQRPEFIRGFNHPCGWFCVPRKDNPQQSLLTGYIQTDLRGMIPQSAVDTAMASTLISFYVDLRKALQKA
- the LOC125754809 gene encoding collagen alpha-1(I) chain-like, with the translated sequence MVTKLSISSFYIPIYYGPVFVIIHPFRYHLRSDNTLLRQTGDVSTETKAGGPAGPGRRGAAGNGEAGARPVASGAAASLRGAAGLGLSLRRKPRGRRRCCRAAPGAERDVRDEWSWLGRGRHPGPLRDRSPCLKSVPGAPPPAPLTFQVQLQRPQPLGRSQAPPGGGLVLKPRGARPTAAGAPGRPDAVAGLAGLAGLAGVGAQGRTWAGARYPRPPARCSAGSVTGAWSAWGADTGGGGWSPGASSPPGPAREPLRRRGGAGAAAGRGGAERGARALRAVWVPPAPAGLPARPSPGGRGSLRGLPGAPRAEAPDRQTPGKSPAFAPRPHGERPPRPGGAAESRASRAPDPARRPPQHRPDARGRAAAATARTGPRGREQRALPAPQAPGPGAAPQGDRGGGRGRGATGERRRRCRRLRRVLAGAGAPPDAGDPGKDPRRVAGKAGNALLGGAALSLGRAAGRGPCPAPGTRRPAPAPVSTVAAALRREAALTGGGGGPRGPARPSGREAALRREAAWGVGGAALGPGAALRLEAALRREAALEGGSGPRARRGPQAGSGPGRGAGGSGPRARRGPQAGSGPHGVGGAAVSQSPTCGRRDAPRPPAPAAPARPRPRAPALGPRRGRSGVPASGRPRAAAQAGPGAQPPREGRRLLTGRRRTGPGLRAGRRGVEPAAPRPVSASVGVSRE
- the STARD4 gene encoding stAR-related lipid transfer protein 4 isoform X2; the protein is MEGLPDAAAFATRLKNTLIQYHSIEDDKWRVAKKVKDVTIWRKPSEEFNGYLFKAQGVIDDIVNSVIDHIRPGPYRLDWDSLMTSMDILEHFEENCCVMRYTTAGQLWNIISPREFVDFSYTVDYEDGLLSCGLSVDWSEQRPEFIRGFNHPCGWFCVPRKDNPQQSLLTGYIQTDLRGMIPQSAVDTAMHTV
- the STARD4 gene encoding stAR-related lipid transfer protein 4 isoform X1, producing the protein MEGLPDAAAFATRLKNTLIQYHSIEDDKWRVAKKVKDVTIWRKPSEEFNGYLFKAQGVIDDIVNSVIDHIRPGPYRLDWDSLMTSMDILEHFEENCCVMRYTTAGQLWNIISPREFVDFSYTVDYEDGLLSCGLSVDWSEQRPEFIRGFNHPCGWFCVPRKDNPQQSLLTGYIQTDLRGMIPQSAVDTAMASTLISFYVDLRKALQKA